In Rhodanobacter denitrificans, a single window of DNA contains:
- a CDS encoding HigA family addiction module antitoxin, translating into MSIPATTNGLPPIHPGELLEEILSDHGMSQAAFARAIGVSPMRISHVIREERPVTAELALRFGRAFGQSPQFWMNMQTDYDLKIAERELKASLRKVLPLAA; encoded by the coding sequence ATGTCCATCCCCGCCACCACGAACGGCCTGCCGCCCATTCATCCGGGGGAGCTCCTGGAAGAAATCCTGTCCGACCACGGCATGAGCCAGGCGGCATTTGCCCGGGCGATCGGCGTTTCGCCGATGCGTATTTCGCATGTCATCCGCGAGGAGCGCCCCGTCACGGCCGAACTTGCCCTGCGCTTTGGCCGCGCCTTCGGCCAGAGCCCGCAGTTCTGGATGAACATGCAGACCGACTACGACCTCAAGATCGCCGAGCGTGAACTGAAGGCGAGTTTGCGGAAAGTTCTGCCATTGGCGGCCTGA
- the metX gene encoding homoserine O-succinyltransferase MetX, whose protein sequence is MTFLPETRRTEASQAAFPVLPEPRVRLTAQRSTRRLRLSPKYGSGPREVEVSYLWCGAAGAPTVIVQGGISADRDVTALDGDAAPGWWQALVGSGAAVDLERWRVLAIDWLTPDQLGAGSVSSEDQADALAALLRELGIAQAHAFIGSSYGAMVALAFAARHPRSVERLLLLAGAHRPHPLSTAQRSVQRGIVRLGQASGQADEALALARQLAITTYRGSAEFGRRFAGGPEWREERFHFPVEDYLAHQGRRFVERFDADRFLALSESIDLHDIKPEQIPTPATLIGFPSDRLVPLADLCELQRRLHGPATLEVVESPYGHDAFLKEPEQLAPLLREALA, encoded by the coding sequence ATGACGTTCCTGCCCGAAACCCGCCGTACCGAAGCCAGCCAGGCCGCCTTTCCCGTTCTTCCCGAGCCGCGCGTGCGGCTGACCGCCCAGCGCAGCACGCGCCGGCTGCGGCTCAGCCCGAAGTACGGCAGCGGTCCGCGCGAGGTCGAGGTGAGCTACCTGTGGTGCGGCGCGGCGGGTGCGCCCACCGTGATCGTGCAGGGCGGCATCTCGGCCGACCGCGACGTCACCGCGCTGGACGGCGATGCCGCGCCGGGCTGGTGGCAGGCGCTGGTCGGCAGCGGCGCGGCGGTCGACCTGGAGCGCTGGCGCGTGCTGGCGATCGACTGGCTGACCCCCGACCAGCTCGGCGCCGGCTCGGTCTCCAGCGAGGACCAGGCCGACGCGCTGGCCGCGCTGCTGCGCGAGCTGGGCATCGCGCAGGCACACGCTTTCATCGGTTCGTCCTATGGCGCGATGGTGGCGCTGGCGTTCGCGGCGCGGCATCCGCGCAGCGTCGAGCGCCTGCTGCTGCTGGCCGGCGCGCACCGGCCGCACCCGCTCAGCACCGCGCAGCGCAGCGTGCAGCGCGGCATCGTGCGGCTGGGCCAGGCCAGCGGCCAGGCCGACGAGGCGTTGGCATTGGCGCGCCAGCTGGCGATCACCACCTATCGCGGCAGCGCCGAGTTCGGCCGGCGTTTCGCCGGCGGCCCGGAGTGGCGCGAGGAGCGTTTCCATTTCCCGGTCGAGGACTATCTGGCACACCAGGGCCGCCGCTTCGTCGAACGCTTCGACGCGGACCGCTTCCTCGCCCTGTCCGAGTCGATCGACCTGCACGACATCAAGCCCGAGCAGATTCCCACCCCGGCCACGCTGATCGGTTTCCCCTCCGACCGGCTGGTGCCGCTGGCCGACCTGTGCGAGCTGCAGCGCCGCCTGCATGGGCCAGCCACGCTGGAAGTGGTCGAGTCGCCGTACGGCCACGACGCCTTCCTGAAAGAACCCGAACAGCTCGCGCCGCTGCTGCGCGAAGCGCTGGCCTGA
- a CDS encoding APC family permease, with amino-acid sequence MSQASQIRRDVGPFALMLTGLGSIIGSGWLFGAWRAAQIAGPGAIWAWVIGAAIIMTVALTYAELGAMFPESGGMVRYGHYSHGSLVGFIAAWANWIAIVSVISVEAEASAQYMSSWKWQWAKDLYRQMPGGHGELSTNGLLIAAVLVVMYFLFNFWSVKLFARSNTAITLFKLIIPALTAVLLIASGFHAENFSVGIHGELHKTDFPSILTAVAIAGIVFSFNGFQSPVNLAGEARNPGKSIPFAIVCSILLATVVYVLLQVAFIGAVPREMLANVGWHGINFSSPFADLAIILGLQWLATLLFIDAVISPSGTGMTYTATTARMLYGMERNGTLPKILGRVHPKWGIPRPAMWVNLAVSFLFLFFFRGWGSLAAVISVATIISYLTGPVSVMTLRRTAPGLHRPLRLGGLSVLAGIAFIMSTELLYWAKWPLTGEIILLMVVALPVYFYFQTMADDFFKPLERMILLVSSIAPAVLLSMLAGAFYLYSSDSPIATPLFLAGLAYSWVMFAVVIPVFRMRSDASAMDSFKHHLRGAWWLVCYLPVLAFVSWAGSTTFGGQGYLSYGWDLAVVAAIGLVFYLWGVKSGWRTPSVEAAELEAKVDPNAPLVPPDEATAERITGR; translated from the coding sequence ATGTCCCAAGCCAGCCAGATCCGCCGCGACGTCGGCCCGTTCGCCCTGATGCTCACCGGCCTGGGCTCGATCATCGGTTCCGGCTGGTTGTTCGGCGCGTGGCGCGCCGCGCAGATCGCCGGCCCGGGGGCGATCTGGGCGTGGGTGATCGGCGCGGCGATCATCATGACGGTGGCGCTGACCTATGCCGAACTGGGGGCGATGTTTCCCGAGTCCGGCGGCATGGTGCGCTACGGTCACTACTCGCACGGCTCGCTGGTCGGCTTCATCGCGGCATGGGCGAACTGGATCGCGATCGTCTCGGTGATCTCGGTGGAAGCCGAGGCCTCGGCGCAGTACATGTCGTCGTGGAAGTGGCAGTGGGCGAAGGACCTGTATCGCCAGATGCCCGGCGGGCACGGCGAGCTGAGCACCAACGGCCTGCTGATCGCCGCGGTGCTGGTGGTGATGTATTTCCTGTTCAACTTCTGGAGCGTCAAGCTGTTCGCGCGCTCGAACACCGCGATCACCCTGTTCAAGCTGATCATCCCCGCGCTCACCGCGGTGCTGCTGATCGCCAGCGGTTTCCATGCCGAGAATTTCAGCGTCGGCATCCACGGTGAACTGCACAAGACCGACTTCCCCTCGATCCTCACGGCCGTGGCGATCGCCGGGATCGTGTTCAGCTTCAACGGATTCCAGAGCCCGGTGAACCTGGCCGGCGAAGCGCGCAACCCGGGCAAGAGCATCCCGTTCGCGATCGTCTGCTCGATCTTGCTGGCCACGGTGGTCTACGTGTTGCTGCAGGTGGCGTTCATTGGCGCGGTGCCGCGGGAAATGCTGGCCAACGTCGGCTGGCACGGGATCAACTTCAGCTCGCCGTTCGCCGACCTGGCGATCATCCTGGGCCTGCAGTGGCTGGCCACGCTGCTGTTCATCGATGCGGTGATCAGCCCCAGCGGCACCGGCATGACCTATACCGCCACCACCGCGCGGATGCTTTACGGCATGGAGCGCAACGGCACGCTGCCGAAGATCCTCGGCCGCGTGCACCCGAAGTGGGGCATTCCGCGCCCGGCGATGTGGGTGAACCTGGCGGTGTCGTTCCTGTTCCTGTTCTTCTTCCGCGGCTGGGGTTCGCTGGCGGCGGTGATCTCGGTCGCCACGATCATTTCCTACCTTACCGGCCCGGTCAGCGTGATGACGCTGCGGCGCACCGCGCCGGGGCTGCACCGTCCGCTGCGGCTGGGCGGCCTGTCGGTGCTGGCCGGGATCGCCTTCATCATGTCCACCGAGTTGCTGTACTGGGCCAAGTGGCCGCTGACCGGCGAAATCATCCTGCTGATGGTGGTCGCGCTGCCGGTGTATTTTTATTTTCAGACAATGGCCGATGACTTCTTCAAGCCATTGGAAAGAATGATTCTGCTGGTGAGCAGCATCGCGCCTGCTGTTTTGCTGAGCATGCTTGCAGGTGCTTTCTATCTCTATTCATCCGATTCACCCATTGCCACTCCCCTGTTCCTCGCCGGGCTGGCTTATTCGTGGGTAATGTTCGCTGTTGTGATACCGGTCTTTCGCATGCGCAGCGATGCCTCGGCGATGGATAGTTTCAAGCATCACCTTCGTGGCGCGTGGTGGCTGGTGTGTTACTTGCCGGTACTTGCCTTCGTCTCCTGGGCCGGCAGCACCACCTTCGGCGGCCAGGGCTACCTGTCCTACGGCTGGGATCTGGCCGTGGTCGCGGCGATCGGCCTGGTGTTCTACCTGTGGGGCGTGAAGTCCGGCTGGCGCACGCCGTCGGTGGAAGCGGCGGAACTGGAGGCGAAGGTGGACCCAAACGCGCCGCTGGTACCGCCGGATGAAGCGACCGCGGAGCGCATCACCGGGCGCTGA
- a CDS encoding type II toxin-antitoxin system RelE/ParE family toxin: MIRSFADKETARLSATGTSRRFPPDIVRWALSRLKYLHLATCPEDLREPFSNRLEMLSGNRAGQWSIRINDQWRLCFRFEGGDAFDVEIVDYH, translated from the coding sequence GTGATAAGGAGCTTCGCTGACAAGGAAACCGCGCGACTGTCCGCGACCGGAACAAGCCGGCGGTTTCCGCCGGACATCGTGCGGTGGGCGCTGAGTCGTCTGAAATATTTGCATCTCGCCACCTGCCCCGAAGATCTGCGCGAGCCGTTTTCCAATCGCCTGGAAATGTTGAGCGGCAATCGCGCAGGTCAATGGAGTATCCGCATCAACGATCAGTGGCGGCTGTGCTTCCGTTTCGAGGGCGGCGATGCCTTCGACGTCGAGATCGTCGACTACCATTGA
- the metB gene encoding cystathionine gamma-synthase: MTEPAPCTRAVRAGIESDTQHGAVVPALHLSTNYSFAGFGRKRAYDYSRSGNPTRDLLGDALAELEQGAGAVVTSSGMSAVALALELVPAGATVLAAHDCYGGTWRLLDAWAKKGRFQVEFADLTDSVALAAGLARKPALVWVETPSNPLLRITDIRHVAQAAHAVGALMVVDNTFLSPALQQPLLLGADVVVHSTTKYINGHSDVVGGAAVARDAAVAEQLKWWANCNGLTGAPFDSYLTLRGLRTLGVRLRQHQENAARIAEQLDAHAAVRKVYYPGLAAHPGHALAARQQQGFGAMLSFELDGDVAQIEAFVDGLEYFSLAESLGGVESLIAHPASMTHASMAPEARRTAGIADSLLRLSVGIEDGDDLLRDLDAALVRAVAVQTSKRRVLA; encoded by the coding sequence ATGACCGAGCCCGCCCCCTGTACCCGCGCCGTGCGCGCCGGGATCGAGAGCGACACCCAGCACGGCGCCGTGGTGCCCGCGCTGCACCTGTCGACCAACTACAGCTTCGCCGGCTTCGGCCGCAAGCGCGCGTACGACTACTCGCGCAGCGGCAACCCGACCCGCGACCTGCTCGGCGACGCACTGGCGGAACTGGAGCAGGGCGCCGGCGCGGTGGTGACCTCCAGCGGCATGTCGGCGGTAGCGCTGGCGCTGGAACTGGTGCCGGCCGGGGCCACCGTGCTGGCCGCGCACGACTGCTACGGCGGCACCTGGCGGCTGCTCGATGCGTGGGCGAAGAAGGGCCGCTTCCAGGTCGAGTTCGCCGACCTCACCGACAGCGTGGCGCTGGCTGCCGGCCTGGCGCGCAAGCCGGCGCTGGTGTGGGTGGAGACGCCGTCGAACCCGCTGCTGCGGATCACCGACATCCGCCATGTGGCGCAGGCCGCGCACGCGGTGGGCGCCTTGATGGTGGTCGACAACACCTTCCTGTCGCCGGCGCTGCAGCAGCCGTTGCTGCTCGGCGCCGACGTGGTGGTGCACTCCACCACCAAGTACATCAACGGCCACAGCGACGTGGTCGGCGGCGCGGCGGTGGCGCGCGACGCGGCGGTAGCCGAGCAGCTGAAGTGGTGGGCCAACTGCAACGGCCTCACCGGCGCGCCGTTCGACAGCTACCTCACCCTGCGCGGCCTGCGCACGCTTGGCGTGCGCTTGCGCCAGCACCAGGAGAACGCTGCGCGCATCGCCGAACAGCTGGACGCGCACGCGGCCGTGCGCAAGGTGTATTACCCCGGCCTGGCCGCCCACCCCGGGCATGCGCTGGCGGCGCGCCAGCAACAGGGTTTCGGCGCCATGCTGAGCTTCGAACTGGACGGCGACGTGGCGCAGATCGAGGCGTTCGTCGACGGCCTCGAATACTTCTCGCTGGCCGAATCGCTGGGCGGGGTGGAAAGCCTGATCGCACACCCGGCCAGCATGACCCACGCGTCGATGGCGCCGGAGGCGCGCCGCACCGCCGGCATCGCCGACAGCCTGCTGCGCCTGTCGGTGGGCATCGAGGATGGCGACGACCTGCTGCGCGACCTCGACGCGGCGCTGGTCCGAGCAGTAGCTGTACAGACGTCCAAACGCCGGGTGCTCGCATGA
- a CDS encoding DEAD/DEAH box helicase — protein sequence MADPIQPLALAAALTRRTEQLCIGLEQGIADLYELVTPVTAALLRWWFGEDACQSRTFNFHPGQKQAILNVIVAHEVLASPNLKDLYQQVCADALLEGTRLADVAQDKHGHPKYCLKMATGTGKTWVLQALLVWQLLNKTAALDEGRDDPRFTRRFLIVAPGLIVYERLLDAFLGKENEDKSRDFASSDIASYAELFTPPARRERIAQFVRGNVCQKQEIGLKATGNGMIAITNWHLLSEAEEEAEQEEAAWVDTPGMVADAARVAYDVLPLTPGRATGNSLDVLDRRWARGNVLSYLADLPDLMVFNDEAHHIHELKSGGETSEVEWQKSLSVIAAGKGRRFVQMDFSATPYNDVGSGRKKAKLYFPHIVVDFDLKAAMRLGLVKSLVLDKRKELGALPLEFKAERDGDGNVALAEGQRVMLRAGLQKLRKLEADFARLDPGRHPKMLVVCEDTTVSPLVARFLCEEGLHDDDVLTVDSGRKAELGEKDWAPLRQRLFNVDRHAQPRVIVSVLMLREGFDVNNICVIVPLRSSQAQILLEQTIGRGLRLMWRDPEYADIKRENRERINRGEEPGSLIDILSIVEHPAFQSFYDELMREGLVGSTGDDDEGSSIGDLVAAELREGYEQYDFAIPFILREADDSVEHLPIDVAALPSFSAMSRAKLAELLGKGDTFTSQDLQSSTLFGDYRVDGVAMDVSGYNELLSRLTRRVSQALSHPLPKGNKVSPHLDRPYLQMNTAALATALDDYIRERLFGEVFEPFEGEGWRLLLLQPVLDHIVKIFALALVRAEEHTVRGSTEVHHRRLSEVTKLMVRESASLEVSKCIYTRLPYPTRSGGLERAFIEWAQADAGIEAFCKISENRHDFARLRYIKDDGLPAFYIPDFLVRTNDAIYLVETKAQQQVGHPNVQRKLKAATTWCERINALDAEQRGGRVWHYALVGESLFYDWREKGARLGELLAFSRARAAPTAQSQGGLAL from the coding sequence ATGGCTGACCCGATTCAACCGCTGGCGCTGGCGGCCGCGCTCACCCGCCGCACCGAGCAACTGTGCATCGGCCTGGAACAGGGCATCGCCGACCTCTACGAGCTGGTGACGCCGGTGACCGCCGCGCTGCTGCGCTGGTGGTTCGGGGAGGACGCGTGCCAGTCGCGCACGTTCAATTTCCACCCCGGCCAGAAGCAGGCGATCCTCAACGTGATCGTGGCGCACGAAGTGCTGGCCAGTCCGAACCTGAAGGACCTGTACCAGCAGGTGTGCGCCGACGCGCTGCTCGAAGGCACGCGGCTCGCCGACGTGGCGCAAGACAAGCACGGCCACCCGAAGTACTGCCTGAAGATGGCCACCGGTACCGGCAAGACCTGGGTGCTGCAGGCGCTGCTGGTGTGGCAACTGCTGAACAAGACCGCGGCGCTGGACGAAGGGCGCGACGACCCGCGCTTCACCCGCCGCTTCCTGATCGTGGCGCCGGGGCTGATCGTGTACGAGCGCCTGCTCGATGCGTTCCTCGGCAAGGAGAACGAGGACAAGAGCCGCGACTTCGCCAGCTCCGACATCGCCAGTTACGCCGAGCTGTTCACCCCACCGGCGCGGCGCGAGCGCATTGCGCAGTTCGTGCGCGGCAACGTGTGCCAGAAGCAGGAGATCGGCCTGAAGGCCACCGGCAACGGCATGATCGCGATCACCAACTGGCACCTGCTCAGCGAGGCCGAGGAGGAAGCGGAGCAGGAGGAAGCCGCATGGGTCGACACGCCCGGCATGGTCGCCGATGCCGCCCGCGTGGCCTACGACGTGCTGCCGCTGACCCCGGGCCGCGCCACCGGCAACAGCCTCGATGTGCTGGACCGGCGCTGGGCGCGTGGCAACGTGCTGAGCTATCTCGCCGACCTGCCCGACCTGATGGTGTTCAACGACGAGGCGCACCACATCCATGAATTGAAATCGGGCGGCGAGACCAGCGAGGTCGAATGGCAGAAGAGCCTGTCGGTCATCGCCGCGGGCAAGGGCCGCCGCTTCGTGCAGATGGATTTCTCGGCCACGCCGTACAACGACGTCGGCAGCGGCAGGAAGAAGGCTAAGCTGTACTTCCCGCACATCGTGGTGGACTTCGACCTGAAGGCGGCGATGCGGCTGGGCCTGGTGAAGTCGCTGGTGCTGGACAAGCGCAAGGAACTCGGCGCGCTGCCGCTGGAGTTCAAGGCCGAGCGCGACGGCGACGGCAACGTGGCGCTTGCCGAGGGTCAGCGCGTGATGCTGCGCGCCGGCCTGCAGAAGCTGCGCAAGCTGGAGGCGGATTTCGCCCGGCTCGATCCCGGCCGCCACCCGAAGATGCTGGTGGTGTGCGAGGACACCACGGTGTCGCCGCTGGTGGCACGGTTCCTGTGCGAAGAAGGGCTGCATGACGACGACGTGCTCACCGTCGATTCCGGCAGGAAGGCCGAACTGGGCGAGAAGGACTGGGCGCCGCTGCGCCAGCGCCTGTTCAACGTGGACCGGCACGCGCAGCCGCGGGTGATCGTCAGCGTGCTGATGCTGCGCGAGGGTTTCGACGTCAACAACATCTGCGTGATCGTGCCGCTGCGTTCCAGCCAGGCGCAGATCCTGCTGGAGCAGACCATCGGCCGCGGCCTGCGCCTGATGTGGCGCGACCCGGAGTACGCCGACATCAAGCGCGAGAACCGCGAGCGGATCAACCGCGGCGAGGAGCCGGGCTCGCTGATCGACATCCTCTCCATCGTCGAGCACCCGGCGTTCCAGAGCTTCTACGACGAGCTGATGCGCGAAGGCCTGGTCGGCAGCACCGGCGACGACGACGAGGGCAGCAGCATCGGCGACCTGGTCGCCGCCGAGCTGCGCGAAGGCTACGAGCAGTATGACTTCGCCATCCCGTTCATCCTGCGCGAGGCGGACGACAGCGTCGAACACCTGCCGATCGACGTCGCCGCACTGCCGAGCTTCAGCGCGATGAGCCGCGCGAAGCTGGCCGAGCTGCTGGGCAAGGGCGACACCTTCACCTCGCAGGACCTGCAGAGCAGCACGCTGTTCGGCGACTACCGCGTCGACGGCGTGGCGATGGACGTCAGCGGCTACAACGAGCTGCTCTCCAGGCTGACCCGGCGGGTGAGCCAGGCGCTGAGCCACCCGCTGCCGAAGGGCAACAAGGTTTCCCCGCACCTGGACCGCCCCTATCTGCAAATGAACACCGCGGCGCTGGCCACGGCGCTGGACGACTACATCCGCGAGCGACTGTTCGGCGAAGTCTTCGAGCCGTTCGAGGGCGAGGGCTGGCGGCTATTGCTGCTGCAGCCGGTGCTCGACCACATCGTGAAGATCTTCGCCCTGGCGCTGGTGCGCGCCGAGGAGCACACCGTGCGCGGCAGCACCGAGGTGCACCATCGCCGTCTTTCGGAAGTGACGAAGCTGATGGTGCGCGAAAGCGCTTCGCTGGAGGTGTCCAAGTGCATCTACACGCGCCTGCCGTACCCGACCCGCAGCGGCGGGTTGGAGCGCGCCTTCATCGAGTGGGCGCAGGCGGACGCCGGCATCGAGGCGTTCTGCAAGATCAGCGAGAACCGCCACGACTTCGCGCGGCTGCGCTACATCAAGGACGACGGCCTGCCCGCGTTCTACATCCCGGATTTCCTGGTGCGCACGAATGACGCCATCTATCTGGTGGAGACCAAGGCGCAGCAGCAGGTCGGGCACCCGAACGTGCAGCGCAAGCTGAAGGCAGCCACCACCTGGTGCGAGCGGATCAACGCGCTGGACGCGGAGCAGCGCGGCGGCCGCGTGTGGCACTACGCGCTGGTCGGCGAATCGCTATTTTACGACTGGCGGGAAAAGGGCGCCCGGCTGGGCGAGCTGCTGGCGTTCTCGCGTGCACGGGCCGCGCCGACGGCGCAGTCGCAAGGTGGCCTGGCCCTCTGA
- a CDS encoding homoserine dehydrogenase → MSAVLAERAASARSEASSAIAIVLLGTGVVGGALLKLLNTSAAGSLRLVGAANSRRQQTDPLSLAQRNLREQLNQHGAPRDNASLLAALDGSAAAAKVIIDATASTVLAARHAEWLARGYHVVTANKALAGGELSGWRALQAALANGGCYGDSATVGAGLPVLSTLRRLRRCGDGLLTLEGVFSGSLSWLFNQYDGSRPFSELLREARQLGYTEPDPRSDLSGEDVARKLLIIARNAGFALGTDEVQVDGLVPEALRGLGTEAFLARLEELDAPLAARHAAASSRGCVLRFLARLNQRGHARVGLAEVPLTHPAARLYGTDNQFALTTTRYHAQPLVIQGPGAGPEVTAQALLGDVLALA, encoded by the coding sequence ATGAGTGCGGTACTGGCCGAACGCGCGGCGAGCGCCAGGAGCGAAGCGTCCTCCGCCATCGCGATCGTGCTGCTCGGCACCGGGGTGGTCGGCGGCGCGCTGCTGAAGCTGCTCAACACCTCCGCCGCGGGTTCGCTGCGACTGGTCGGCGCGGCGAACTCGCGCCGCCAGCAGACCGATCCGCTCAGCCTGGCCCAGCGCAACCTGCGCGAACAGCTGAACCAGCACGGTGCGCCGCGCGACAACGCCAGCCTGCTCGCGGCGCTGGACGGCAGCGCCGCGGCGGCGAAGGTGATCATCGACGCCACCGCCAGCACGGTGCTGGCGGCGCGTCATGCGGAGTGGCTGGCGCGCGGCTACCACGTGGTCACCGCGAACAAGGCGCTGGCCGGCGGCGAGTTGTCCGGCTGGCGTGCGCTGCAGGCGGCGCTGGCGAATGGCGGCTGCTACGGCGACTCGGCCACGGTCGGCGCCGGCCTGCCGGTGCTGTCCACCTTGCGCCGGCTGCGCCGCTGCGGCGACGGCCTGCTCACGCTCGAAGGCGTATTCTCCGGTTCGCTGTCGTGGCTGTTCAACCAGTACGACGGCAGCCGGCCGTTCTCCGAACTGCTGCGCGAGGCACGCCAGCTCGGTTACACCGAGCCCGATCCGCGCTCGGACCTGTCCGGCGAGGACGTGGCGCGCAAGCTGCTGATCATCGCGCGCAACGCCGGTTTCGCGCTGGGCACCGACGAGGTGCAGGTGGATGGCCTGGTGCCCGAGGCGCTGCGCGGGCTGGGCACCGAAGCGTTCCTGGCGCGGCTGGAGGAGCTCGACGCGCCGCTGGCCGCGCGCCATGCCGCCGCCAGCTCGCGCGGCTGCGTGCTGCGTTTCCTGGCGCGCCTCAACCAGCGCGGGCATGCCCGCGTCGGGCTGGCCGAAGTGCCGCTCACCCATCCCGCTGCGCGGCTGTACGGCACCGACAACCAGTTCGCGCTCACCACCACCCGTTACCACGCCCAGCCGCTGGTGATCCAGGGGCCGGGCGCGGGACCGGAGGTGACCGCGCAGGCGCTGCTGGGGGACGTGCTGGCGCTGGCCTGA
- a CDS encoding YceI family protein yields MPSTFRTAIHAFGLLALLSLAAANAAEVKYQLDPDHTYPSFEADHFGGLSVWRGKFNHSRGTATLDKTAGSGTVEVVVDMKSADFGQDQLNEKAQGAELFDTAKYPQAVYKGRLANFVGGKPTRVIGTLTLHGVTRPLTLKIDSFKCVPHPMLKREVCGADALATFQRDAFGMDAGKPYGFSMAVTLRIQVEAIAEPSA; encoded by the coding sequence ATGCCGTCCACGTTCCGCACCGCCATCCACGCCTTCGGCCTGCTCGCCCTGTTGTCGCTGGCCGCCGCCAACGCCGCCGAGGTGAAGTACCAGCTGGACCCGGACCACACCTACCCCAGCTTCGAGGCCGACCATTTCGGCGGGCTGTCGGTGTGGCGCGGCAAGTTCAACCACAGCCGCGGCACGGCAACGCTGGACAAGACGGCCGGCAGCGGTACGGTCGAGGTCGTGGTGGACATGAAGAGCGCTGACTTCGGCCAGGACCAGCTCAATGAAAAGGCACAGGGTGCAGAGCTGTTCGACACCGCGAAGTACCCGCAGGCCGTCTACAAGGGCCGGCTCGCCAATTTCGTCGGCGGCAAGCCGACCCGTGTGATCGGCACGCTCACCCTGCACGGCGTGACCCGTCCGCTGACGCTGAAGATCGACAGCTTCAAGTGCGTGCCGCACCCGATGCTGAAACGCGAAGTGTGCGGCGCCGATGCGCTGGCTACGTTCCAGCGCGACGCGTTCGGCATGGACGCCGGCAAGCCCTACGGCTTCAGCATGGCGGTGACGCTGCGCATCCAGGTCGAGGCGATCGCCGAACCCTCCGCTTGA